One Cydia splendana chromosome 21, ilCydSple1.2, whole genome shotgun sequence genomic region harbors:
- the LOC134801347 gene encoding MICOS complex subunit Mic60-like: protein MVKEAVDAQKTKFAFELTELSLKVKAVENKLEARLKAEREAKRSQQLWSAGSSLLAACKKGDPHVCVAREIRAIEAAVGDGDKLVLTVLKSIPEQVRKEGLVPESVLRERYHLMEKTAKHVALVELEGSPMPVYIVSWLQSMLLFMRLSGIPQKDIDSPIKTKKELEELDTFDRLNYARYWIEQGNLAPALRYVESLEGASRVAADPWYKDAKSHLEIKQAAEAVIAHATALALQYI, encoded by the exons ATGGTGAAAGAAGCGGTGGACGCACAGAAGACTAAATTCGCTTTCGAGCTTACCGAGTTGTCGCTGAAAGTTAAGGCTGTAGAGAATAAACTAGAAG CGCGTCTAAAAGCCGAGCGAGAAGCGAAGCGCTCTCAACAGTTGTGGTCTGCCGGGTCTTCCTTACTCGCTGCTTGTAAGAAAGGAGACCCGCATGTCTGCGTGGCCAGAGAAATTAGAGCTATCGAAGCTGCTGTTG GTGATGGTGATAAACTCGTGTTGACTGTTCTAAAATCCATACCAGAGCAAGTGCGCAAGGAAGGACTGGTGCCAGAGAGCGTACTGCGCGAGCGATACCATCTG ATGGAAAAAACGGCCAAACATGTGGCCCTGGTGGAGTTAGAAGGCAGCCCGATGCCAGTCTACATCGTCTCCTGGCTTCAATCCATGCTTCTCTTTATGAGG CTATCTGGCATTCCACAAAAGGACATTGACAGTCCGATAAAAACTAAGAAGGAACTTGAGGAATTAGACACATTCGACCGATTAAATTATGCCAG ATATTGGATAGAGCAAGGAAACCTGGCCCCAGCGCTCCGCTACGTCGAGTCGCTAGAGGGCGCCTCTCGCGTCGCCGCCGATCCTTGGTACAAGGATGCTAAGAGCCATCTCGAGATCAAGCAAGCGGCTGAGGCCGTCATAGCACACGCTACTGCTTTGGCCTTGCAATATATTTGA